The sequence GGCACGAAGCCCAGCGCGAACAGCAGGATCCCGAACCCGGCCGCCCGCAGCAGCACATGCACGCTGTCGCACAGTGCGATCCAGATCTCCCGCCACAGCGGCCGGTCCGCCCCCTCGGGACAGCCGCCCTCGTCCTTCTCCACCTGCTCGGACAGCGACTCGTAGAAGGGGTCGCCGATCACCAGCGTGACGGCGGTGAAGGTCAGTACGGACAGCAGCAGCGCGCCCGCGAACAGCAGCGCGACGAAGAGCCCGCGCAGCAGCCCCTGCCAGGGCGCGCCCCAGCCGTCGGCGAACGGCGTCGCCCAGGCGGCGATATCGCCGGAGAACAGGGCGAGCACGGTGAGCACCGCCCCGTAGAGCACCAGGGCGATCAGCGCGGGAATCAGCCCGAACCCCCACCACCGGCCGTGCCGGGCGACCCAGCGCTGCCCCTTGCCCAAGTACCGTATCCCCGCTGCCAGATCACGCATACGGCCAAGCCTATCGGCGCGCGCCGCGGCCTCCGCCCACTGCCTCCGGGCCGGGACGGGCCGGTCCGGTGTCGCGGTGGCCGGGCAGCACCCGCAGCCGGCCGCCGCCGATCCGCACGAAGTCCTCGAAGCTCACCTGGCCGTGCCCGGCCGCGCAGTCGCCGCAGCGGCCGGACATCCCCCGCCAGCCGGTCCGTCCCCAGCCGGCGTCCACGAAGACCTCCGGCGGCCGCCCGCAGCCGCACGGCGCGATCCGCGCCACCCGCACCCGCTGGCGGGCATGGCGCATCCCGCGTTCGAAGCGGATGTAGGGGCCGAGCACCGCGATCTCCAGGATCGCCGCCCGGCGGTGGGTACCGGAGCGGGCCAGGGCGAACGCCTGGGCGAAGGTGTGCAGACAGGAGAAGCCGCAGTCGCAGCGCAGCGCCGGAGCGCGGTGCCGCCGCCCGTACTGGCAGCGCGCCTCGTCGACCACCCCGTAGGGCTGGGCCCCGCCGGTGGTGATCCCGGCGAACCCGATCCGGCCGCAGTCCTCCGCCAGCACCGGATGGGCGAGCTGGTATCCCCGGGGCGGTTCGGCGGGGCGTTCCCGCGGCAGGCGCCGCATCATCGGCCGACCAGCGCCCCGACGAACGGCCGCGCCGCCTGCCCGGCACAGGCCACCGCCACCTCGTCCAGCGGCACGACGGCCGCCCAGGCCCCGGCCCCCCACTCCTCGGCCAGCACCTCGCCGGCCTCTGGTCCCACTTCCTCCGCGACGCCGACAGCGAGCGGTTTGCCCAGCCTCATGGAGCCTCCCGGCACGGTCCGTAGTACACCGTTCCCGCCATGGTGGACCAGCCCCGGCCCCGCCGACAGCAGCGCACTGCGGCCCCGGGCCCCGCGCCGGGTGCATACGCTGCCCTGCGCCCGCGCACGGCCCGGACACCATCCCCCACAGGTCACCCACCGGCCCCGTCCGCCGCAGGGCGACGGCCCGGCGGAATGCCCGCCGGGCCGTTCGACGCCGTACCGGTGGCGTCAGTTGTGGCTGTGCAGGATCTCGTTGAGACCGCCCCAGGCCGCCTTGTTCGGGCGGGCCTCGACGGTGCCGGTGGTGGAGTTGCGGCGGAAGAGGATGTTGTCGCCGCCCGAGAGCTCCAGCGCTTTGACGATCTGTCCGTCCGGCATGGTGACCCGGGTGCCCGCGGTCAGGTACAGACCGGCTTCCACGACGCATTCGTCGCCCAGCGCGATACCGATACCGGACTCGGCGCCCAGCAGACAGCGTTCGCCGATCGAGATGATCTGCTTGCCGCCGCCGGAGAGGGTGCCCATGGTCGAGGCGCCGCCGCCGATGTCGGTGCCGTCGCCGATGACGACGCCCGCGCTGATCCGGCCCTCGACCATGGAGGTGCCCAGCGTCCCGGCGTTGAAGTTGACGAAGCCCTCGTGCATGACGGTGGTGCCGGCCGCCAGGTGGGCGCCCAGCCGCACCCGGTCGGCGTCGCCGATGCGCACGCCGGCGGGGGCGACATAGTCGGTCATCCGCGGGAACTTGTCGACGCTGGTGACCATCAGGTGGAGCCCCTCGGCGCGGGCGTTGAGGCGCGCCGTCTCCAGCCGGTCGACGGGCACCGGGCCCAGCGAGGTCCAGGCGACGTTCGCCAGCAGGCCGAAGATGCCCTCCAGGTTCTGGCCGTGCGGCTTGACCAGGCGGTGGCTGAGCAGGTGGAGGCGGAGGTAGGCGTCGTGGGCGTCCAGCGGCTTGTCGTCCAGCGAGGAGATGACCGTGCGGACGGCCACGACCTCCACCTCACGGACCGGGTCGGGGCCGATCGCCTTGAGCACGGCGTCGCCGAGCAGCTCGGCGGCGCGGTCGTCCTCCAGCCGCTCGGTACCGGCCGGGCCGGGGCTGTCGGCGGTGGCCGGCACCAGCTGGGGGGCCGGGTACCAGGTGTCGAGGACGGTGCCGTCGGAGGCGAGGGTGGCGAGGCCGGCGGCAACGGCGCCGGTGGTACGGGGAGAGGAAGCAGCATCGGTCATGCTCGAAACCTAACCGGACGGCCCCCGCCGAGGCGAACCGGTCTCAGCGACCGGTCCGCGGCCGTGCGGTCGCACAACCGGGTTCGTAGGGGAGCACGAACCGGATCGCCGCTTCGCAGGGCCGTACGGGCCGGTTTGCCGTCCCGTCCGGCGCCGGGCTCAGGCCAGCACACCGGCCAGCCCGGCCCGTACCGCGGCGGGTTCGAAGGGCTGCCCGGTGAGCAGATGCTGGAGCAGCACCCCGTCCAGGAACGCCACCACGGCCCGCGCGGTGCGGTCGTCGCCGATCCGGCGGCCGAGCAGCCGCACCATCTCGTCCAGGCATTCCGCGGCGATCGGCCGCACCGCCTCGCGCCGCAGCGCGGTCAGATACAGCTCGTACTCCAGCTCCACCCGCGACCGGTCCCCGGCCAGCGTCTCCCCGACCAGCTCGGCCACCTGCTCCGCGAGCGGCACCGCGGGGTCGATCCGCTCCACCCAGCGCGCGAAGTCCGCCAGGCACACCCCGTTGACCTGCCGCAGCGCGGCGACCAGCAGATCGTCCAGGCTCGCGAAGTGGTACGTCGTCGACCCCAGCGGCACCTGGGCCGCGGCGGCCACGGCGCGGTGGCTGAGCCCCGCGATCCCCCGCTCGCCGACCACCGCGATCGCCGCATCGATGATCCGCTGCCGTCTTTCCGGGTCGTAGCGCCGCCGTCCCATCAGTGCGCCCCGCCCATGTTCAGCACCACGACCCCGGCGATCACCAGCAGCACTCCCAGGATCCTCAGCGGGCTGGCGCTCTCCCCCAGGAACACGATCCCGATCGCGGCGATGACGGCCGTCCCGGTCCCCGCCCAGATGGCGTACGCGGTGCCCACGCTCATGGTCTTCAACGTCTGCGCCAGCAGCGCAAAGGCCAGCAGATAGCCGACCGTGGTGCCCACCGACGGCCACAGCCTGGTGAAACCGTCGCTGTATTTCATCGAGGTGGTCGCGAGGATCTCGGACACTATCGCCCCTGCCAGCGTCAGATAGCCCATGCGTACGAGCGTACACAACGTTGTGTACGACCGTACACAACGCCTGGCAGGCTCCGTGAAACGGCGAAACGGCCGCGCCCGCCGGGAGGTCCCGGTGAACGCGGCCGTATCGGCGCGGCGGAGGCGGTCGCCTCAGACGTTGAAGCCCAGCGCGCGCAGCTGCTCACGGCCGTCGTCGGTGATCTTGTCCGGGCCCCACGGGGGCATCCAGACCCAGTTGATCTTCAGCTCGTTGACGATGCCGTCGGTGGCCGACTTCGCCTGGTCCTCGATGACGTCGGTCAGCGGGCAGGCCGCGGACGTCAGCGTCATGTCGATGGTGGCGATGTTGGCGTCGTCGATGTGGATGCCGTAGATCAGGCCGAGGTTGACGACATCGATGCCCAGCTCGGGGTCGACGACGTCGTAGAGGGCCTCACGGACCTCTTCCTCCGAGGCCGGCTTGGTGGTCGTTTCGGTCATGCGGTCTTCGCCTCCTCGGAGAGGGCCTTGGCCGTGGCGTCCTTCCAGGCCATCCAACTGAGCAGGGCGCACTTCACGCGCGCCGGGTACTTGGAGACGCCGGCGAAGGCCACGGCGTCCTCCAGCACCTCCTCCATGGCGTCATCCGGCTCCATCTGGCCCTTGGACTGCATCAGCTCCAGGAAGGTCTCCTGGATCTTCTGCGCCTCGCCGAGCTGCTTGCCGACGAGCAGGTCGTTGAGGACGGACGCGCTGGCCTGGCTGATGGAGCAGCCCTGACCCTCGTACGACACGTCCTCGATCGTCGCGCCGTCCAGGCGGACGCGCAGCGTGATCTCGTCGCCGCAGGTCGGGTTGACATGGTGCACCTCGGCGTCGCCGTCCCGAAGACCGCGCCCGTGGGGGTGCTTGTAGTGGTCCAGGATGACGTCCTGGTACATGGAATCCAGCTTCACGGCTTTGTCAGTCCTCGCCTCATCCGCTGTGCTTGATTAACCGAAAAAGTTGCGGACGTGCTCCAGGCCCTCGACCAAGGCGTCGACCTCGGCGGGGGTGGAGTACAGATAGAACGACGCTCGCGTGGTCGCAGGAATTCCGTAGCGCAGGCAGACCGGACGCGCGCAGTGGTGACCCACCCGGACCGCGATGCCCTGCTCGTCCAGCACCTGGCCGACGTCGTGCGGGTGGATGTCGCCGAGGGTGAAGGAGATCGTCGCCCCGCGGTCCTCGGCCGTGCTGGGGCCGACGATGCGCAGGTCGGGGACCTCCAGCAGCCGCTTGACGGCGTACTCGGTGATCGCGTGCTCATGCGCGGCGATCTTGTCCATACCGATCGCGGTGAGGTAGTCCACGGCCGCGCCGAGGCCGACGGCCTGGGCGATCGGGGGCGTACCGGCCTCGAACTTGTGCGGGGCGGGGGCGTAGGTCGAGGAGTGCATGGACACCGTCTCGATCATTTCGCCGCCGCCGAGGAACGGCGGAAGGTCCTCCAGCAGCTCCTGGCGGCCCCACAGGACGCCGATGCCGGTCGGGCCGCACATCTTATGGCCGGTGAAGGCGACGAAGTCGGCCTGGAGCGCCTGGACGTCCAGCACCATGTGCGGGGCGGCCTGGGAGGCGTCGATGCAGACCAGCGCGCCGACCTCCTGGGCCCGCCGGACGATCGTCTCTACCGGGTTGATGGTGCCCATGATGTTGGAGACCAGCGTGAAGGAGACAATCTTCGTCTGCTCCGTGATGATCTCGTCGATGTTGGACAGGTCGAGGCGGCCGTCGTCGGTGATGCCGAACCACTTCAGCTTCGCGCCGGTGCGCTGCGCGAGCAGCTGCCACGGGACGATGTTGGAGTGGTGCTCCATCTCCGTGATGACGATCTCGGTCTCGCGGTCCACGCGGTAGGGCTCGTCGGCCCAACCGAGCATGTTGGCCACGAGGTTGAGCGACTCCGAGGCGTTCTTGGTGAAGATCACCTCGTCGCGGCTCGGCGCGTTGATGAAGGTCGCGACCTTGTCACGGGCGCCTTCGTACAGCGCCGTGGCCTCCTCGGCGAGCACGTGCACGCCGCGGTGGACGTTGGCGTTATGCCGTTCGTAGTAGGCGTTCAGGGCGTCCAGGACCTGGCGCGGCTTCTGCGAAGTCGCCGCGTTGTCCAGGTAGACGACCTTCTTCCCGTCGTGGATCTGGCGGTCCAGAAGGGGGAAGTCCTTACGGATCGCCTCGGTGTCGAGGAGGCCCGGCAGCTGTGTCACGCGGTTGCGCCACCCTTCGTGTATGCCTCGTAGCCCTCGGCCTCGAGCTTGTCGGCGAGCTCGGCGCCGCCGGACTCGGCGATCCGGCCGTCGGCGAAGACGTGGACGTGGTCGGGCTTGATGTAGCGCAGGATGCGCGTGTAGTGGGTGATCAGCAGGGTGCCGACCTGACCGGTCTCGCGGACGCGGTTGACGCCCTCGGAGACGATGCGCAGCGCGTCGACGTCGAGGCCGGAGTCGGTCTCGTCGAGGATCGCGATGGCGGGCTTGAGCAGCTCCAGCTGGAGGATCTCGTGGCGCTTCTTCTCACCGCCGGAGAAGCCCTCGTTGACGTTGCGCTCGGCGAAGGCGGGGTCCATGTGCAGGCGCTCCATGGCCTCCTTGACCTCCTTGACCCACAGCCGCAGCTTGGGGGCCTCGCCGCGGATGGCGGTCGCGGAGGTGCGCAGGAAGTTGGAGACGGAGACGCCGGGGACCTCGACCGGGTACTGCATGGCGAGGAAGACGCCGGCGCGGGCGCGCTCGTCGACGGACATCTCCAGGACGTCCTCGCCGTCGAGGGTGACGGTGCCGCCGGTGATCGTGTACTTGGGGTGACCCGCGAGGGAGTAGGCGAGGGTCGACTTGCCGGAGCCGTTGGGGCCCATGATGGCGTGCGTCTCGCCCTGCTTCACGGTCAGGTCGACGCCCTTCAGGATCTCGCGCTGGCCGTTCTCGGCCTCGACGGAGACGTGCAGGTCGTGGATCTCAAGCGTTGCCATGGGTGACTCAGGACTCCTGGGTGACGGAGACGAGCACGTCGTCCCCTTCGATCTTTACGGGGTATACGGGGACGGGGCGCGTCGCGGGAAGGCCGCTGGGCTTGCCGGTGCGCAGGTCGAAGCTCGAACCGTGCAGCCAGCATTCGATCGAGCAGTCCTCGACCTCGCCCTCCGAGAGGGAGACATTGGCGTGCGAGCAGATGTCGTTGATGGCGAACACCTCGCCCTCCGTGCGGACGAGGGAGACGGGGGTGCCGTCGATCTCGACCCGCTTGGGGGTGTCCTCCTCCAGCTCGCTGAGCGCCGCTGCGCGTACGTAGCTCATACCGCGGACGCTTCCAGCTCGGCCTCGATCTTGCTCATCAGGCGCTCTTCGACGTCCGGGAGGCCGATCTGCTGGACCAGCTCGGCGAAGAAGCCGCGCACGACCAGCCGACGGGCCTCGTCGGCCGGGATGCCGCGGGCCATCAGGTAGAAGAGCTGCTCGTCGTCGAAGCGGCCGGTGGCCGAGGCATGGCCGGCGCCGACGATCTCGCCGGTCTCGATCTCCAGGTTGGGCACCGAGTCGACCCGCGCGCCGTCGGTCAGGACGAGGTTGCGGTTGAGCTCGTAGGTGTCCGTACCGGTGGCCGAGGCCCGGATGAGGACGTCGCCAATCCAGACGGCGTGGGCGTCCTCGCCCTGGAGCGCGCCCTTGTAGACGACGTTGGAGCGGCAGTTGGCCGCCTCGTGGTCGACGAAGAGGCGGTGCTCGTGGTGCTGGCCCTGCTCGGTGAAGTACAGGCCGTAGAACTCGGCCTCACCGCCCGGGCCCGAGTACGTCACGCGCGGGTGGAGGCGGACGAGGTCGCCGCCGAAGGTGACGACGACGGACTTGAAGGTGGCGTCCCGGCCGACCAGGGCGTTGTGCTGCCCGGTGTGGACGGCGGTCTCGTCCCAGTCCTGGACGGAGACGACGGTCAGCTTGGCGCCGTCGCCGAGGAGGAAGTCGACGTTGGCGGCGAGCACCGCGTCACCGGTGTGGTCGATGACGACGACCGCTTCGGCGAAGGCACCGAGCTCGATGACCTGGTGGCCGAAGGCGGTGCCGCCCTCGCCGTGCACGGCGATGCGGATCGGCTCGGTCAGCACGGTCTCCTTGGGGACCGTGACGACCGACGCCTTCTCGAAGGTGCTGTACGCCTGCGCGGCGACGCGGTCGACCGGCTTGCCGGCCTTGCCGACGCGGGGGTCGGCGCGGTCGACCAGCTCGTGGGTGACGCCCTCGGGCGCGGAGATGTCGATCTTCAGGTCGGGACCGCCGGCCGCGGCGCTGCCGTCGTGCAGCCCCTTCAGGCGCGCGAGCGGCGTGAAGCGCCACTCCTCCTCGCGGCCGTGCGGCACCGGGAAGTCCGCCACGTCGTAGGACGGCGGGGCGCTCATCCTGGTGGCGACGGTGGACTCCGCGGCCACCGCAATGGAGCCGGTGGTCGTGGAACCCGAGGGGATGTTCTGAGCCTCAGCCATGGCTGTCGTGATGCTCGCTTTCTGGTTGCGGTCCGCGGCCTGCCCGCAGGACGGCCGCCGCGTCGGTCGTTGAGTGTGCCGTGGCCGTCAGCCGACCGCGCCTTCCATCTGCAGCTCGATCAGCCGGTTCAGCTCCAGGGCGTACTCCATCGGCAGCTCACGGGCGATCGGCTCGACGAAGCCGCGCACGATCATGGCCATGGCCTCGAACTCCGTCAGGCCGCGGGCCATCAGGTAGAAGAGCTGGTCCTCGCTGACCTTGGAGACCGTCGCCTCGTGGCCCATGGAGACGTCGTCCTCGCGGACGTCGACGTAGGGGTAGGTGTCCGAGCGGGAGATGGTGTCCACCAGCAGGGCGTCGCACAGCACGTTGGACTTGGAGCCCGCGGCGCCCTCGCCGATCTCGACCAGACCGCGGTAGGAGGTGCGGCCGCCGCCTCGCGCCACCGACTTGGAGACGATGTTGGAGGAGGTGTTCGGCGCCATGTGGACCATCTTGGAGCCGGCGTCCTGGTGCTGGCCCTCGCCCGCGAAGGCGATCGAGAGGGTCTCGCCCTTGGCGTGCTCGCCCATCAGGTAGACGGCCGGGTACTTCATCGTCACCTTGGAGCCGAGGTTGCCGTCGACCCACTCCATGGTCGCGCCCTCGTAGGCGACGGCGCGCTTGGTGACCAGGTTGTAGACGTTGTTCGACCAGTTCTGGATGGTCGTGTAGCGGCAGCGGCCGCCCTTCTTGACGATGATCTCGACCACCGCGGAGTGCAGCGAGTCCGACTTGTAGATCGGCGCGGTGCAGCCCTCGACGTAGTGGACGTAGGCGTCCTCGTCGACGATGATCAGCGTCCGCTCGAACTGGCCCATGTTCTCGGTGTTGATCCGGAAGTAGGCCTGGAGCGGGATGTCGACGTGGACACCCTTGGGGACGTAGATGAACGAGCCGCCGGACCACACCGCGGTGTTCAGCGACGCGAACTTGTTGTCACCGACCGGGATGACCGTGCCGAAGTACTCCTGGAAGAGCTCCGGGTGCTCCTTGAGCGCGGTGTCGGTGTCCAGGAAGATGACGCCCTGCTCCTCCAGGTCCTCGCGGATCTGGTGGTAGACGACCTCCGACTCGTACTGGGCGGCGACGCCGGCGACCAGGCGCTGCTTCTCCGCCTCGGGGATGCCCAGCTTGTCGTAGGTGTTCTTGATGTCCTCGGGCAGCTCCTCCCAGGAGGCGGCCTGCTGCTCGGTGGAGCGGACGAAGTACTTGATGTTGTCGAAGTCGATGCCCGACAGGTCCGAGCCCCACTGCGGCATGGGCTTCTTGTCGAACAGCTTCAGGCCCTTGAGGCGGAGCTTGAGCATCCACTCCGGCTCGTTCTTCTTCGCCGAGATGTCCCGGACGACGTCCTCGGAGAGGCCGCGCTTCGCCGAAGCGCCGGCCACGTCGGAGTCGGCCCAGCCGTATTCGTAGTTGCCCAGACCCTCGAGCTCAGGGTGAGCAGTCTCCGTGGGGAGCGTCATGCGGGGTTCCTCCCGGCCGTGCGTGCAGATGCTGTGGTGGTCTGTGTGGTGCGCCCACCGGTGGGGTGAGCCGCCTTGCCGGCACCGGCCTTCGGGACGAAGGTCGTGCACACCCCGTCGCCGTGGGCGATGGTGGCAAGGCGCTGTACGTGGGTCCCGAGCAATCGGGAGAAGACTTCGGTCTCCGCCTCGCACAGCTGCGGGTACTGCTCGGCCACATGGGCGACCGGGCAGTGGTGCTGGCAGAGCTGTTCACCGAGCTGGGGGTTGGGGGCGCTGCGCGCCGTAGCAGCGTACCCGTCCGCGGTCAACGCCTCCGCCAGGGCCTCGGTACGGCCCTCGGGGCCGGCGGCCTCGACCGCCGCGCGGTAGCCCTGGGCCTGGGCCGCGAACCGGGCGCGGGCGAACGCGGCGACCGCCGCCTCGCCCATCGCCCCGCCGCCCGCGCTCTGCGCGATCCAGCGCAGCGCGTCGGTGGCGAGCTGGTCGTAGGCCTGGTCGAAGGCGTCCCGGCCGCAGTCGGTCAGCGCGAAGGACTTGGCGGGGCGGCCGCGGCCGCGCGCACCGTAGATCCGCTTCTCGCGGGGCTCGACGACGCCCTCGGCGACCAGCGCATCCAGATGGCGGCGCACCGCCGCCTGGGTGAGCTCCAGGCGCAACGCCAGCTCGGCCGCGGTGGACGGACCGTGGTCGAGAATGGAACGGGCGACGCGATTGCGGGTCCCCTGACCCTCGTCGTGCACCGACGGGGCGGGCGGGGACGCCTTCGGCTGCGCCGTGCGCCCGTGCGCGGAGTCAGCCGGCCCGGCGGTCGGCTCGACCGCGGGCGCTACCCGATCCTCGCTCGGCTTTTTCACAACGCCATTGTTGCGTAATTCCTCAGAGCGATTCAACCCATGTCCGGATCACGGACTGGTGGCCTCTATCACTAAGGGTCACCTAATTCCAGCGCCCTCGACGGATTCCAGCCCCTCGGTGGCCGAAGCCGAGCCCCGCCCGTCCCCCGTCCGGCCGCGCTCCGTAAACTGCCCGCCATGCGTACCGAGCCTGCCGTCGAGGTCGTCGGCCTGGTCAAGCGATACGGGACCAAGACCGCCGTGGACGGGCTCGACCTGACCGTCGCGCGCGGCACGGTGACCGCCGTGCTCGGCCCCAACGGCGCCGGCAAGACCACCACCGTGGAGACCTGCGAGGGCTATCTGCACCCGGACGGGGGCACCGTCCGCGTCCTGGGCCTGGACCCCGTCTCCGACGCCGCGGCGCTGCGCCCCCGGATCGGCGTGATGCTCCAGTCGGGCGGCGTCTACGCGGGCGCCCGGGCCGAGGAGATGCTGCGGCACACCGCCACCCTGCACGCCCATCCCCTCGATACCGGCCTGCTGATCGAGCGCCTGGGCCTGGGCGGCTGCGGCCGTACGCCCTACCGGCGGCTCTCGGGCGGCCAGCAGCAGCGGCTCGCGCTGGCCATGGCCGTCGTCGGCCGCCCCGAGCTGGTCTTCCTCGACGAGCCCACCGCCGGCCTGGACCCGCAGGCCCGGCGCGCCACCTGGGACCTCGTACGGGAACTGCGCTCCGACGGCGTCGGCATCGTGCTGACCACGCACTTCATGGACGAGGCCGAGCAGCTGGCCGACGATGTCGCGATCATCGACGGCGGCCGGGTCATCGCCCAGGGCAGCCCCGAGGAGCTGTGCCGCGGCGGGGCGGAGAACAGCCTGCGCTTCACCGGCCGCCCGGGGCTGGACCTCGCCTCCCTCCTCAAGGCGCTGCCCCAGGACAGCACCGCGACCGAGCCGGCGCCGGGCACCTACCGCGTCACCGGCACCGTCGGCCCGCAGCTCCTGGCCACCGTCGCCTCCTGGTGCGCGCAGAACGGCGTGATGCCCGATGCGATAGCCGTCGAGCGGCACACCCTGGAGGACGTCTTCTTGGAGCTCACCGGTAAGGAGCTGCGCGTATGACCGCCATCGAGGCCGACCCCGCGGCCGCCACCGGGACGTTCGCCCCGCGCCCCGGTGCCGCCCCGCTGCCCCGGATGATCCGCGCGCAGGCGGCGCTGGAAACCAGGATGCTGCTGCGCAACGGCGAGCAGCTGCTGCTGACCGTCGTCATTCCGACCCTGCTGCTGGTGCTGTTCTCCGCCGTCGACATCGTCGACACCGGCTCGGGACCGGCCGTCGACTTCCTGGCGCCCGGCATCCTCGCGCTCGCCGTGCTGTCCACCGCCTTCACCGGCCAGGCCATCGCCACCGGCTTCGAGCGGCGCTACGGCGTCCTCAAGCGGCTGGCCGTCTCGCCGCTGCCGCGCTGGGGGCTGATGACCGCCAAGACCTGCGCGGTGCTGGTCACCGAGGTCCTCCAGGTGGCCCTGCTGACCGCGGTCGCCCTCGCGCTGGGCTGGTCCCCGCACGGCAACCCCCTCTGGGTGGGGCTGCTGCTCCTCCTGGGCACCGCCGCCTTCTCCGGTCTGGGTCTCCTGATGGCCGGCACTCTCAAGGCGGAGGCCACCCTCGCCGCGGCCAACCTGGTCTTCCTGCTGCTCCTGGTGGGCGGCGGGGTGATCGTCCCGCTGACGAAGTTCCCGGAGGCGGTGCAGACCGTCCTCGGGCTGCTGCCGATCGCGGCCCTGTCGGACGGGCTGCGGGGCGTCCTCCAGCACGGCGCCGGGCTCCCCCTGGCCGACCTGGGCATCCTGGGCGCGTGGGCGGTCCTGGGGCTGGGCGCGGCGGCGGCGTTCTTCCGCTGGGAGTAGGCGAAGTTCTTCCCGTGGGAGGGGATACGTACGCAACCGCCCCCCTCGTGAAAACACGCACAAGCCGCCGCCTACGATGGCACCCGTGCCGAACACGCTGAATCCCCTCGAGCTGATCGCCCGCCGCTGGCAGCCGTCCGCCGCCTTCGTGCGACGGGCCGCGCTGGCCACCGTCGTCATGGCCGTGATCATCGTCGTCACGGGCGGCGCCGTCCGGCTCACCCAGTCCGGACTGGGCTGCTCGACCTGGCCCAAGTGCACCCCGGACAGCCTGACGCCGACCGCGGCGATGGGCATCAACGGCATCATCGAGTTCAGCAACCGCATGCTGACGGACGTGCTGTGCGTGGTCGTCGGCGTGTTCATCATCGCCGCCCGCGCCCGCCACCCGCGGCGCCGCGGGCTGACCCGGCTCGCCTGGGGACAGTTCTGGCTCGTCATGAGCAACGCCGTCATCGGCGGCATCACGGTCCTGTCCGGCCTGAACCCCTACATCGTGGGCGCGCACTTCCTCGCCGCCACGGCCCTCCTCACGGTCGCCGTACTGAGCTGGAAGCGGGCAAGCGAGGGCGACGAGGAACCGCGCGACCTGGTCGCCCGCCCGGTGCGGCAGCTGGCCTGGCTGCTGGTCGCAGCGACCGGCGCGCTCACCGTCATCGGCACCGTCGTCACCGGCGCGGGTCCGCACGCGGGCGATGCGCACAAGGTCCACCGCATTCCGGTGAACTGGCAGGAGATCACCCAGCTGCACGTCGACTTCGTCTACATCGTCGTCGGCCTGACCGCCGCCCTGTGGTTCACCCTGCGCGCCGTCAAGGCCCCGGCGGCGCCCCGCCGGATGGTCGGGGAGCTGTTCGCCTGCCTCGCCCTCCAGGGCGTCATCGGCTACGTCCAGTACTTCATGGGCCTGCCCGAGATCGTCATCGGGTTCCACATGCTGGGCTCGACCCTGGTGTGGATCTGCGCGCTGCGGCTCGCCCTGTCGCTGCGCGACCGCGGCCCGCTCCCGGCGGGCCCCGAGGAGCCCGCCGAGAAGTCCGAGGCGGCTCAGCCGGTCGCCGCCGGAAGCCGGTAGACCCGCCGCGCCGTCCCGGCGCCGATCATCTGCGCGATCCGCCGCCCCTCGCCGGGGCCGCACATCCCCTCCTCGGTCCACTCCCGTACGACCCGCTCCAGGCCCCGTACGAACAGCCGCGCCCCGGTGACGTAGAGCTCCGGCAGCCCGCGCGCCCCCGAGGAGAACAGCAGCTTGCCGAACGGCGCGTGCCCGAGGGTCTCCTCGGGGCGCGGACCGGTGTCGGCGTAGACATGGGCGTGGACGGCGGCGAGCTGGGCCGCGCGGCGGTGGTGCGGCGCGCCGGGCAGCAGGACGACATCCGCCCCGATACCGGCCGTGGCGCGCAAAAAGCCCGCCAGCGGCTGCGGGTCGGGGCAGTGCAGCTGTACGGGCAGCCCGGTGGCCATGGCGCTCCACAGCAGATGGC is a genomic window of Streptomyces gilvosporeus containing:
- the sufC gene encoding Fe-S cluster assembly ATPase SufC, producing the protein MATLEIHDLHVSVEAENGQREILKGVDLTVKQGETHAIMGPNGSGKSTLAYSLAGHPKYTITGGTVTLDGEDVLEMSVDERARAGVFLAMQYPVEVPGVSVSNFLRTSATAIRGEAPKLRLWVKEVKEAMERLHMDPAFAERNVNEGFSGGEKKRHEILQLELLKPAIAILDETDSGLDVDALRIVSEGVNRVRETGQVGTLLITHYTRILRYIKPDHVHVFADGRIAESGGAELADKLEAEGYEAYTKGGATA
- a CDS encoding cysteine desulfurase codes for the protein MTQLPGLLDTEAIRKDFPLLDRQIHDGKKVVYLDNAATSQKPRQVLDALNAYYERHNANVHRGVHVLAEEATALYEGARDKVATFINAPSRDEVIFTKNASESLNLVANMLGWADEPYRVDRETEIVITEMEHHSNIVPWQLLAQRTGAKLKWFGITDDGRLDLSNIDEIITEQTKIVSFTLVSNIMGTINPVETIVRRAQEVGALVCIDASQAAPHMVLDVQALQADFVAFTGHKMCGPTGIGVLWGRQELLEDLPPFLGGGEMIETVSMHSSTYAPAPHKFEAGTPPIAQAVGLGAAVDYLTAIGMDKIAAHEHAITEYAVKRLLEVPDLRIVGPSTAEDRGATISFTLGDIHPHDVGQVLDEQGIAVRVGHHCARPVCLRYGIPATTRASFYLYSTPAEVDALVEGLEHVRNFFG
- a CDS encoding TetR/AcrR family transcriptional regulator, with the protein product MGRRRYDPERRQRIIDAAIAVVGERGIAGLSHRAVAAAAQVPLGSTTYHFASLDDLLVAALRQVNGVCLADFARWVERIDPAVPLAEQVAELVGETLAGDRSRVELEYELYLTALRREAVRPIAAECLDEMVRLLGRRIGDDRTARAVVAFLDGVLLQHLLTGQPFEPAAVRAGLAGVLA
- a CDS encoding DMT family transporter, producing MGYLTLAGAIVSEILATTSMKYSDGFTRLWPSVGTTVGYLLAFALLAQTLKTMSVGTAYAIWAGTGTAVIAAIGIVFLGESASPLRILGVLLVIAGVVVLNMGGAH
- the dapD gene encoding 2,3,4,5-tetrahydropyridine-2,6-dicarboxylate N-succinyltransferase, producing the protein MTDAASSPRTTGAVAAGLATLASDGTVLDTWYPAPQLVPATADSPGPAGTERLEDDRAAELLGDAVLKAIGPDPVREVEVVAVRTVISSLDDKPLDAHDAYLRLHLLSHRLVKPHGQNLEGIFGLLANVAWTSLGPVPVDRLETARLNARAEGLHLMVTSVDKFPRMTDYVAPAGVRIGDADRVRLGAHLAAGTTVMHEGFVNFNAGTLGTSMVEGRISAGVVIGDGTDIGGGASTMGTLSGGGKQIISIGERCLLGAESGIGIALGDECVVEAGLYLTAGTRVTMPDGQIVKALELSGGDNILFRRNSTTGTVEARPNKAAWGGLNEILHSHN
- a CDS encoding metal-sulfur cluster assembly factor yields the protein MTETTTKPASEEEVREALYDVVDPELGIDVVNLGLIYGIHIDDANIATIDMTLTSAACPLTDVIEDQAKSATDGIVNELKINWVWMPPWGPDKITDDGREQLRALGFNV
- a CDS encoding EI24 domain-containing protein, producing the protein MRDLAAGIRYLGKGQRWVARHGRWWGFGLIPALIALVLYGAVLTVLALFSGDIAAWATPFADGWGAPWQGLLRGLFVALLFAGALLLSVLTFTAVTLVIGDPFYESLSEQVEKDEGGCPEGADRPLWREIWIALCDSVHVLLRAAGFGILLFALGFVPFLGQTVIPVVGFCVNGFFLAVELTSVAMQRRDIPVRERLRLLRGRKALAVGFGTPVVLLFLIPFVAVVLMPGAVAGATLLVRDLLPADEQEPEEMRAQAPQPGY
- the sufU gene encoding Fe-S cluster assembly sulfur transfer protein SufU — encoded protein: MKLDSMYQDVILDHYKHPHGRGLRDGDAEVHHVNPTCGDEITLRVRLDGATIEDVSYEGQGCSISQASASVLNDLLVGKQLGEAQKIQETFLELMQSKGQMEPDDAMEEVLEDAVAFAGVSKYPARVKCALLSWMAWKDATAKALSEEAKTA